In Dermacentor variabilis isolate Ectoservices chromosome 10, ASM5094787v1, whole genome shotgun sequence, the genomic window AGAAACAGTTATTTCGGCAACGTATCATTTTCGGCAGAGGACGTTGGAATCTGAGTGGCGGTAATCTTTGAGGGATGAAATAACCGAAATTTCACTAAATAACATTTTAATTCACAACATTGGGGGTCATCTGTCTGCAGAATAGAAGCCAGCGGGTATACAAAACATGTGCTATTTGCCAGAAATCTCGTGCCTAGCGCGAGTTTCGAGGAATTCATGTGCAAGAATGCAAGCTAAATGCATTggtctatttttttttactccgaAAAAAAAGACGCAGTCCGCAAGGACGATGACCAGGACTACTTTTGCCCTATCAGAAAGGACGTGTACGCCACTGAATGTGCTGGAATTTCTAGACAGGATAGGTTAACGAAAACATTGGTCCTAGCAGTGCCTTTGTCGTTGCGCTTTGCGCACTTGGTGACGCGCGATTGCTATGTGTTCCTGTGCCACGTTCCTGTGCCCTGTGCTCTACaggatttttcattttttttgtcacaGTCGCGGTCGCCTAATGAAGAGTCATTGCCTCAGAGATCGGGCGGCGCGCGAACTCCAGATCTCTGAGGTCACGCCTCAGTGCGGGTAGTTCGCCCTGTAGTTGTAGGGCGGTGGTGGTTCGGGTGGCGCGGTAGGCGAAGGCATCGGCAGTGTCGACGGCTGTGGCGAGGGGGCCGCCAGGTTGTGACCAGCGTGGAGTCCCATCTGAGCATGCTGCGCCGCCTGGTGCTGGTGGTAGTACTGCGCAGGGTACGGAGCAACGACCGGGACGGGAGGGCACGATCCGGGGCACGCGTAGGGCGCCACGCCTGGCATCGGCGGTACCATGGCCGGATGCACGACGTGCTGCTGCGTGGCCTGCGAGACGTTGGTTGAGCAGCAAGTGTTGCAGCGCGGTTACTTTAGGGCCCGTATGGGGGCACTTGTTTTCCCCGCCTTCTACGTAGGACATTAGGTAGGGCCTgggtgggacattaggcagtataatggcaagagcttggtggcgcaacccaccgccccgttccaaaggggacgctcatatccatccatccatccatccatccatccatccatccatccatccatccatccatccattctcaATTTCAATTTGTTTCTGCATTTTGTAAATCAGAGACACAGGGAACAGGGTCAAGAAAAGCTTTGTCAGTCGACAAGCTTGACGGGAACCCTGTACCCTCTCAGACAGTGAGTGGCAGCGCGACAGTGGTTCCTATCAGTAGGAGAGCATTATACAAATGATAAAAACTGCGATTCGAGCGAGAATGCAAAAATCGTCGCTTgtcgaagggaaaaaaaaacattaacaagAACATACGTTTAGTGAAATGCAAGATAAATAAAAGCGTACTACATTTAACTAATTCAGAAAAGATCAGTAGGGGTACATGATAATGTAACAAAGGtaccctgaaccacttttttatcgaagtggagaattGCATTTGAAATTAAAACAGGCTATTTCACAAatatttgccacaaaaagtacttccaTGCGTTCAGCAGAATTGGCAATGCACCCCGTTCGCGGTGCTTCAGCTCCTTCTGTAATGCGTTTTACTTCGAAGGACACGGCAGAGCGGGGAGTGCCTGCtcaacgtcaccgtggcgcggaGTTCAAGTTTGGTTTTGGATGTTCGCCTAGACTCCACCACTTCCGACTGCGGCACCTACAACGCGCCAAACGCAAGCCAAACGCAGTTGtcttcagcgagccgcagtgggCTCAGGCAGTGGACTCATCGCGGCATCCCGCGGCGGCTGCGGTATCTACGTagcacatggcctccgagatcacctcCGCGTGCGGTGCCATGCGTAGCCGATCGCAGCTGCATGCAACCGTGCAACTGAccacgacgaatttttcttcaactttgaggcttttctttcgaggaaccagtaTCGGTTTccttagtagcaattgctacgaacgggtggatgtctgattttccctttattcattacttctctccaccttgcgggtttccgcagaactactacgtcagggTAAAAGCTGGTGCGGTGCTCATCGTCACATCGTCCTATTTGCACCGCACAGCGACTCTCATCCTCAGTTAGTGCACTTTGATTGAATATCAGCACCGTTTatcgtcatctttttttttctcagtaatATTCTTGCTTCGAAACGTAAATCAGttcttaacgaaaaaaaaatgaggttCTAGGTAAAGCCTCTTGAAGGAGACACCATGCCCGtccacttgaagaaaaaaaaattataaggaTTGGGAACAGGAAAGCATAACACTTTACACAGAGAGCGTGGTCACTATGCATGGAGTTAGTAGAAAATAATTTAGTTCTTGGgtaaccacgatttgattacgaggcacgccgtagtggaaccCGGATTAATTCTTGAACACTCGcgggttctttgacgtgccccTAAACCTAAGTgcgcaagcgttttttttttcttttgtacttcgtccccatcgaactgcgaccgccgcggccgggatcgaacccgagacctcgagctgagcagcgcaacgccatagcgcACTGAAGCTATTTCGGCGGGTAGGCGATGGCTCGAACGTTTCACTCGGAAGTGTCCAACAACTGAAGCACAAATGGCTCGGCGCAAGTCTTCGCCTTGTGCTGGCGATGTTCCAGATGAACCTCTTCTGGCATGTCACGCTTTCGCGAAATACCGAATCCGCTTAAGCTAGAgaaattgtgattttttttacatCGTGTGCGGTCAACCGGGGAAAAAAGAAGCACGTCCCCGTGAGTCTCCATCTCTAACTTCGGAAAACAACGCTTTGCGCATGATGCTTCCAACGAGGGTGAACACTTCAAGAAGCTTTGGCGGCTAAAATGAAGTCTCCATCTCTGCAATACTGAGTGTTTTTGCCGACTGCCACAAGGTGCGAGACAGTTCACTTGTAAAATCAGTTTGAACAGTGTGAAAATATGCTAATATAATGCTATTATATTGTGCCAGATGCCCgtatcagtttttctttttttaacgagtTTTTTATTTTAACGAGTAGCGTTGCTTGAACAGAGAGGCGTTTCAGGGGGAGTTAAATGCGCACCAAAGATAATTAAGTTAATTGGACTGATGAAGTATTCTGTTAAAATTGTGTTTTAGTTATAATTTCGCGGTAAGAGATTGAATACTTGAAGACAAGTTAAGGCCAACCTGCGTTTCTTGAATTTCGTGCCGCATCTTGATTGCCGGTACGTCACTGTGATGTCACAGATTTCGAAGCGTTTCTCATTTTAGCTATTTCGGCGCATGTGTAAGATTCTGAAACTTGCTATGTTCAATGTTTGGCTCTTTAAGGATACATTGCAGTTCATGTGAACCGATAGGAAGGTAACTATAGCACATTGTAGACGCCGTTAGaattcgtgacgtcacggctCGCGGGTGCCAGAATTTGAAagtggcgtcgccacctgtatttcgcTTTTTTGCGTCCTTTTTGAAcagtttcctttttctctttagtgcccctttgtAAAGCACCACCATGCACTTGTGTGGGGTACGATCCCTCGGCGAAACGCCCATTCAGGCGTAAGCATTGTAGGTGGCGCCGCGTGCAAGCAGTCGGGCGTTCTGCAATGTTGCGCAAGGTATCGTCAGTGAAGTCAAGGTTGCGTGCTGAAGTCGCAAGAGGGTCAGCTGCCTCAGCTGCCTCGTTTTCCGGGATATTGATGTGCGATGGGTCACCGTGGAGTAAACGGCC contains:
- the LOC142560500 gene encoding uncharacterized protein LOC142560500; the encoded protein is MDHRLWSTAGGICLAFFLDAAGAERTDWEDSMRERLQPSYDSKWKRLRSRTHLSTGAIVGIAVAVVAVVVSVFLCCCHRRRRRRILATQQHVVHPAMVPPMPGVAPYACPGSCPPVPVVAPYPAQYYHQHQAAQHAQMGLHAGHNLAAPSPQPSTLPMPSPTAPPEPPPPYNYRANYPH